Proteins encoded within one genomic window of Gemmobacter sp.:
- a CDS encoding long-chain fatty acid--CoA ligase — MVSQTPTGDLCSIPALLARNARVHGAKAAYREKEFGIWQSWTWAETAQEIRNIALGLMVLGINRGDHVAVIGRNRPALYWSMVAAQMCGAVPVPLYQDAVAEEMAYVLDHCGARFVIAGDQEQVDKVLEIQDRLPNVEHILYHDKRGMRKYDHSHLNWLHDVAEEGRAGHQRVDAELDARTAELTWDHTCVMLYTSGTTGKPKGVVLSNRNVIETARNSAEFDRLGPGEDILAYLPMAWVGDFIFSLGQAYWTGFCVNCPESATTMMTDLREIGPSYFFAPPRVFEGQLTSVMIRMEDAGRLKKRMFDHFMALARRVGPAILDGKPVSGMDRLQYALGNLLVYGPLKNTLGYSRIRVGYTAGEAIGPEIFDFYRSLGINLKQLYGQTEATVFITQQPDGQVRSDTVGVPSPGVEIRIADNGEVLYRSPGSFVEYYKNPESTASTKDAQGWVATGDAGFFEEGTGHLRIIDRAKDVGRMADGGLFAPKYVENKLKFYPSILEAVVFGNGRDRCAAFINIDLTAVGNWAERNNIAYSSYQELAGHPRVLDMIQTHVEEVNASVAQDRMLSGCQIHRFLVLHKELDADDGEMTRTRKVRRNIIAEKYADLIAGLYDGSKQVSTRTEVTYEDGRKGYISATLDMRDAKVVPVVQSRKEAA; from the coding sequence GTGGTATCGCAAACGCCGACAGGCGATCTTTGCTCCATTCCCGCGCTGCTCGCGCGCAATGCCCGGGTGCATGGCGCCAAGGCGGCGTATCGGGAAAAGGAATTCGGCATCTGGCAAAGCTGGACCTGGGCGGAAACCGCGCAGGAAATCCGCAATATCGCGCTTGGCCTGATGGTGCTGGGCATCAACCGGGGCGATCATGTTGCCGTCATCGGGCGCAACCGCCCGGCGCTGTACTGGTCGATGGTGGCGGCGCAGATGTGCGGGGCGGTTCCCGTGCCGCTGTATCAGGATGCCGTCGCCGAAGAGATGGCCTATGTGCTGGATCACTGCGGCGCCCGTTTCGTCATTGCCGGCGATCAGGAACAGGTCGACAAGGTGCTGGAAATCCAGGACCGGCTGCCGAATGTCGAACACATCCTGTATCATGACAAGCGGGGGATGCGGAAATACGACCACAGCCACCTGAACTGGCTGCATGACGTGGCCGAGGAAGGCCGGGCCGGCCATCAGCGGGTGGATGCGGAACTGGATGCCCGCACGGCCGAGCTGACCTGGGACCATACCTGCGTCATGCTTTACACCTCGGGCACCACCGGCAAGCCCAAGGGCGTGGTGCTTTCCAACCGCAACGTGATCGAAACGGCCAGGAATTCCGCCGAATTCGACCGTCTGGGGCCGGGCGAGGATATTCTGGCCTATCTGCCGATGGCCTGGGTCGGCGATTTCATCTTTTCGCTTGGCCAGGCCTATTGGACCGGCTTTTGCGTGAACTGCCCGGAATCGGCCACCACCATGATGACCGACCTGCGCGAGATCGGGCCGAGCTATTTCTTTGCCCCGCCCCGCGTGTTCGAAGGCCAGCTGACCAGCGTGATGATCCGCATGGAAGATGCCGGGCGGCTGAAAAAGCGGATGTTCGACCATTTCATGGCGCTGGCCCGCCGTGTCGGCCCCGCCATTCTGGATGGCAAGCCGGTGTCGGGCATGGACCGGCTGCAATATGCCCTGGGCAACCTGCTGGTCTACGGGCCGCTGAAGAATACCCTGGGCTACAGCCGGATCCGCGTGGGCTATACTGCCGGCGAGGCGATCGGGCCCGAGATCTTCGATTTCTACCGCTCGCTGGGTATCAACCTGAAGCAGCTTTACGGCCAGACCGAGGCGACGGTGTTCATCACCCAGCAGCCCGATGGCCAGGTGCGCTCCGATACCGTCGGCGTGCCCTCGCCCGGGGTGGAAATCCGCATCGCCGACAATGGCGAGGTGCTGTACCGCAGCCCCGGCAGTTTCGTCGAATATTACAAGAACCCGGAAAGCACCGCCTCGACCAAGGATGCGCAGGGCTGGGTCGCCACCGGCGATGCCGGGTTCTTCGAGGAGGGCACCGGCCATCTGCGCATCATCGACCGCGCCAAGGATGTGGGCCGCATGGCCGATGGCGGGCTGTTCGCGCCGAAGTATGTGGAAAACAAGCTGAAGTTCTATCCCAGCATCCTGGAGGCGGTGGTGTTCGGCAATGGCCGCGACCGTTGCGCCGCCTTCATCAACATCGACCTGACGGCGGTGGGCAACTGGGCGGAACGCAACAACATCGCCTATTCCAGCTATCAGGAACTGGCCGGCCACCCCCGCGTGCTGGACATGATCCAGACCCATGTCGAGGAGGTGAACGCCAGCGTTGCGCAGGACCGCATGCTGTCGGGCTGCCAGATCCACCGTTTCCTTGTGCTGCACAAGGAACTGGATGCCGACGATGGCGAAATGACCCGCACCCGCAAGGTGCGCCGCAACATCATCGCCGAGAAATATGCCGATCTGATCGCGGGCCTTTACGATGGCTCGAAACAGGTCAGCACCCGCACCGAAGTCACCTACGAGGACGGCCGCAAGGGCTATATCAGCGCCACGCTGGACATGCGTGATGCCAAGGTCGTGCCCGTCGTCCAATCCCGCAAGGAGGCCGCATGA